In Microvenator marinus, one genomic interval encodes:
- a CDS encoding S66 peptidase family protein, producing MKPLEFSLPRLQSGDTVAVVSPSGPVLPENIEVGLATIKSWGLRAELIGPFERHAGYLAGSDEHRARALQEALDGDFKCIMATRGGYGAMRILSKLDFTRFSESPSLLCGFSDISALHLHIAGNLGIPTLHSPVLKSFGTQEQDLPLFRKLLFGEVGPDDLCWTLRPLNTPESSIEGPLIGGNLTLLTLMLDSDFCPDLQGAILFVEDVGEADYRVDRLLTSLRLSNKAKRIAALVLGDFTECQGVYAGPEAIQGLIEETAAEFDCPVFTGLPVGHGRRNVPLPLGLRARIETPRGAQASSFSFADSIFARISA from the coding sequence ATGAAGCCTCTAGAATTTTCCCTTCCCCGACTCCAAAGCGGCGATACTGTTGCGGTTGTGAGCCCATCGGGGCCGGTCCTCCCGGAAAATATCGAGGTCGGGCTTGCTACCATTAAGTCTTGGGGGCTCAGAGCGGAGCTCATTGGCCCTTTTGAACGCCATGCCGGCTACCTCGCCGGTAGCGACGAACATCGCGCAAGAGCACTCCAAGAGGCCTTGGATGGCGATTTCAAGTGCATCATGGCAACCCGAGGCGGCTACGGCGCCATGAGAATTCTGAGCAAGCTCGACTTCACTCGATTCTCAGAATCTCCAAGTCTGCTTTGCGGCTTTAGCGATATCTCCGCATTACACCTTCATATCGCCGGAAATCTCGGTATCCCAACTCTGCACTCACCCGTGCTAAAGAGTTTCGGAACTCAAGAACAAGACCTCCCTCTCTTTAGAAAGCTTCTCTTTGGTGAAGTGGGGCCAGACGATCTGTGTTGGACACTTCGGCCACTAAACACGCCAGAAAGCTCGATCGAGGGGCCGCTAATCGGCGGCAACCTCACATTGCTGACCTTGATGTTGGATTCCGATTTCTGCCCCGATCTACAAGGAGCCATTCTCTTTGTAGAAGACGTGGGCGAGGCCGACTACCGCGTCGACCGCCTTCTGACTTCTCTTCGGCTCTCCAACAAAGCGAAACGAATTGCGGCGCTGGTGCTCGGCGATTTCACAGAATGTCAGGGGGTCTATGCAGGCCCAGAGGCGATCCAAGGCCTTATAGAAGAGACCGCGGCCGAGTTTGACTGCCCGGTCTTCACTGGCTTGCCCGTAGGTCACGGCCGACGAAACGTCCCCTTACCTCTTGGACTTCGAGCCAGGATAGAAACGCCCCGTGGGGCTCAAGCTTCTTCTTTTTCTTTTGCTGATTCGATCTTCGCGAGAATCTCCGCGTAG
- a CDS encoding DUF6483 family protein has protein sequence MEVQKWTNRELEAAKALANQGGQALRQNQLQVAEPALTEALAILDMVVEDSQDALKVRAQISNELGFVRQRQNKSDEARVLHQKASEICEALIADGVLFHGNAAATHINLASILAQSSDFDAALVSNRRAVELAEEAMNTEPNPSTINLKFGALQNLAVIAARAEKFEEADEAMTQGMEALSDLNEDGKKQISVQVAQSAQQISVALFNQKQMERARHWGLVAEDYSERAYEAHGEPALPVYITSQINLVSFHEGLGHFADAENALFKALDVVGDHPQILERARIFYEECRKLADPVLEAGNLPREEVEDSYAEILAKIESAKEKEEA, from the coding sequence ATGGAAGTACAAAAGTGGACAAATCGTGAGCTCGAGGCGGCAAAGGCACTGGCGAATCAGGGCGGTCAGGCCTTGCGTCAAAATCAGCTACAAGTAGCCGAGCCTGCTCTAACCGAGGCTCTGGCTATTTTGGACATGGTGGTTGAAGACTCGCAGGACGCACTCAAAGTTCGAGCCCAGATTTCGAACGAGCTTGGCTTTGTGCGCCAGCGACAAAACAAGTCTGACGAAGCGCGAGTGCTTCATCAAAAGGCCTCCGAGATTTGCGAAGCATTGATCGCCGATGGAGTTCTTTTTCACGGCAATGCGGCTGCAACTCATATCAATCTGGCCAGCATTCTGGCTCAGTCGTCTGATTTTGATGCCGCGTTAGTCTCAAACCGACGTGCGGTGGAATTAGCTGAAGAGGCGATGAATACTGAGCCCAACCCTTCGACGATCAATTTGAAATTTGGTGCGCTTCAAAATCTAGCTGTGATCGCGGCGCGCGCCGAGAAGTTCGAAGAGGCTGATGAGGCCATGACTCAAGGCATGGAGGCGCTCTCTGACCTCAACGAGGACGGGAAGAAGCAGATTTCAGTGCAGGTGGCACAGTCGGCTCAGCAAATCAGCGTGGCTCTCTTCAATCAAAAGCAGATGGAGCGTGCACGGCATTGGGGCTTGGTGGCCGAAGACTACTCGGAGCGAGCGTACGAGGCTCACGGGGAGCCAGCGCTTCCCGTCTATATCACTAGCCAGATTAACCTTGTTTCGTTCCACGAAGGTCTTGGACATTTTGCCGATGCCGAGAACGCTCTTTTCAAAGCCTTGGACGTTGTTGGGGATCATCCTCAGATTTTGGAGCGCGCGAGGATCTTCTACGAGGAGTGTCGAAAACTCGCAGATCCTGTCCTTGAAGCAGGAAACCTTCCAAGAGAGGAAGTTGAGGACTCCTACGCGGAGATTCTCGCGAAGATCGAATCAGCAAAAGAAAAAGAAGAAGCTTGA
- a CDS encoding mannose-1-phosphate guanylyltransferase translates to MHALILAGGSGTRFWPLSRPERPKQLVRLFGEGSMAFETVRRLDGLIEKEDIRIVCGKSLAHDTVESAGLPLDQAVVEPMAKNTCAAIILGVVAVETKVESDPVIVVMPSDHFVANQGRFQKLLAEAAKLAEAGNIVTLGITPTRPETGFGYIKFADSHGSGFNVDRFVEKPDLDTALSYLNDGHYLWNAGIFIFKASTILAELNRQKPEMAQAFDRIRDSFNTVNFESVLEEEFSTMESVSIDYAIMENAANMVVIPADIGWSDVGHWAAIPEVIEAGEHGNVSNHDPVLIDTHDSIVFSEKKDRTIALVGVRDLVVVDTPDALLVIPKSRAQDVKFVVEELANRQTTRK, encoded by the coding sequence ATGCACGCACTCATTCTAGCTGGTGGTTCTGGCACACGCTTCTGGCCCTTGAGCCGACCCGAGCGCCCCAAACAACTCGTTCGTCTCTTCGGAGAAGGCTCCATGGCATTTGAGACCGTTCGACGGCTCGACGGCCTGATTGAGAAAGAGGACATCCGAATCGTTTGCGGGAAGTCTTTGGCCCATGACACCGTGGAGTCGGCGGGTTTGCCTCTTGACCAAGCTGTGGTTGAACCGATGGCCAAGAACACCTGTGCGGCAATCATTCTCGGCGTGGTCGCCGTTGAAACTAAGGTGGAATCCGACCCTGTGATTGTAGTGATGCCATCAGACCATTTTGTTGCAAACCAAGGTCGGTTTCAGAAGCTCTTGGCCGAGGCAGCTAAGCTGGCCGAAGCAGGCAATATTGTGACGCTCGGCATCACGCCAACGCGGCCGGAGACCGGATTTGGCTACATCAAGTTCGCTGACTCACATGGCTCCGGCTTCAACGTGGACCGATTCGTTGAGAAGCCTGACCTGGATACCGCGCTTAGCTACCTAAACGATGGCCACTACCTGTGGAACGCAGGCATCTTCATTTTCAAAGCCTCCACAATCCTTGCAGAACTCAACCGCCAAAAGCCTGAGATGGCGCAGGCCTTCGACCGCATACGAGACTCCTTCAACACCGTGAACTTTGAATCCGTGTTGGAGGAAGAGTTTAGCACAATGGAAAGCGTGTCGATCGACTACGCGATTATGGAAAACGCAGCGAATATGGTGGTCATCCCGGCTGATATCGGCTGGTCAGACGTAGGCCATTGGGCGGCAATCCCCGAAGTCATTGAAGCCGGCGAACACGGGAACGTGAGCAATCACGACCCTGTCTTGATCGACACACATGATTCGATTGTTTTCAGCGAAAAGAAGGACCGAACGATCGCGCTCGTGGGCGTGCGCGACTTGGTCGTTGTAGATACCCCAGACGCCCTCCTCGTCATCCCAAAATCAAGGGCCCAAGACGTGAAATTCGTGGTCGAGGAACTGGCGAATCGGCAGACTACTCGAAAGTAA
- a CDS encoding FHA domain-containing protein, with protein sequence MNCLDCHAEVPKGARFCAFCGTPLRVCPECEIVLPSSAQFCGICGHSFAKTLQNRSLDEEVFEDPDLIGILFDPERPETQHELREGELTVGAGDKNDVMIDRPAVSWLHALLIVRPERIRLQDSASTNGTYVNSERIHRPVELRNGDIVKFGNVEMKVWLKPQIRG encoded by the coding sequence ATGAATTGTCTGGACTGCCACGCAGAGGTACCCAAGGGAGCGCGATTTTGTGCGTTTTGCGGTACTCCTCTGCGCGTGTGTCCCGAGTGTGAGATCGTTCTCCCGTCGAGTGCGCAATTCTGTGGAATCTGTGGCCATTCATTCGCGAAAACGCTTCAAAACCGGTCGCTGGATGAGGAAGTTTTTGAAGACCCCGACTTGATTGGGATTCTCTTTGACCCCGAAAGACCTGAGACACAGCACGAGCTGAGAGAGGGAGAACTCACGGTTGGAGCTGGCGACAAAAACGATGTCATGATCGACAGGCCTGCTGTCTCATGGCTCCACGCGCTGCTCATCGTTCGCCCGGAACGAATTCGCCTGCAGGACTCAGCGAGCACCAATGGGACGTACGTGAACTCGGAGAGAATTCATCGTCCGGTAGAGCTTCGAAACGGCGATATCGTAAAATTTGGAAACGTAGAGATGAAAGTGTGGCTCAAGCCACAGATAAGAGGATAG
- a CDS encoding serine/threonine-protein kinase PknK produces MVAGDRRKIFAGRYAYLKPLGKGAGGAVYLCEDIQAGGREVAVKVLSAEAFATVQGKMIKREFEILSKLDHPNLVRVYDYGAMPDGGVFLAEEYIDGFSLQDARALIPPEGLIDITLQLLHALSYLHGMGMIHRDIKPANVMLLWLDDANARPMVKLVDFGLSSADPTRDTLRGGTRSYMAPEIIRGDKGELRSDLYSLGVTLYYAMCGVLPFGPRTKEDPPTSEEDFRPPEPHRLNPEVPLNLSRFTMVLLRQLPGFEYMDAGEALQSLAADSDSIDLNAAGQLANNLDVAAPPVLRGYFERGIVEDEPLLQETLVDKILAERTGRLRIIRGGPGVGKSRLLREIGAALKIAGLQVISLSCRPSMLRHALVLDMLSALVDVVDSRGLSVGERLRPNISLLRRLSTWLGDSANRGETNLRWMNQAFGDLQVLLNPERVVFLIEDAHWADSESLAFLEKEFNDSRPSIPGVVMTANAASPADVLYNCANTEVTECEGLSSEDVRYFFESRLGVAGIPQEWLERVTTYSRGNPSYVEELTRHLIDSGLLKRRSSIQWSLNVSDLLSFPLPKTKSESFRRRLNAFGHVGREYLEILALSDGPVEWSVLRKLVASVEQKDPEEIDRNIEMLRWRQFISIDLNTQGRRLKLIDEDLRDVLTGPMSPEWKRALHRRIAERVHKEFCRGQGSSAEVARQMDLGGHEKAQMWLEIAGHTAALDDLKMAAKLYQRSLEVASGPALVELNLRLAEVSQRLTDTRSAVEYLDFAWTAAERSSREILMYQVTLAGLRLSWSLGQISQANHWLARIDDLMPTFGQQPWTQFWRARLKVAEGKVGEAERELNKALTRFEYYGCHAGVVHVSALLSRVSSWLSKDTDHAFISAVVESGRDAGVDAAYAAALLGYGISLRARRKFDAATRAFSECFEVATRVGGPDLCAEALIELGLTHQENGELDKAMDRMREAQWLAAAVEHNAWSDLAQISLMSVQTKRGQRPDAAEISQIEERLADAAFPFWYEGTRRAIAIYEVIEPARAAALQTTLTSRLAELS; encoded by the coding sequence GTGGTTGCTGGAGATCGTAGAAAAATCTTTGCCGGACGGTACGCGTATTTGAAGCCGCTTGGCAAAGGGGCTGGTGGTGCCGTGTACCTGTGCGAAGACATTCAAGCGGGTGGGCGTGAAGTCGCCGTTAAAGTCCTCTCAGCGGAAGCATTTGCCACAGTTCAGGGCAAGATGATCAAGCGCGAGTTTGAGATCCTTTCAAAACTCGACCACCCAAATTTGGTGCGTGTCTACGATTATGGCGCCATGCCGGATGGGGGTGTCTTCTTGGCAGAGGAGTACATCGACGGCTTTAGTCTGCAAGATGCCCGAGCTCTTATTCCGCCAGAGGGGCTCATCGACATTACACTCCAGCTCTTGCATGCGTTGAGCTACTTGCACGGCATGGGGATGATTCATCGTGATATCAAGCCGGCAAACGTGATGTTGCTCTGGCTCGATGACGCGAACGCTCGTCCGATGGTCAAACTTGTGGATTTCGGCTTGTCGAGCGCCGATCCGACCCGCGACACCTTGCGCGGTGGCACACGCTCGTACATGGCGCCTGAGATCATCCGAGGAGATAAAGGCGAGCTTCGCTCAGACCTCTACAGCCTGGGTGTGACGCTCTACTATGCGATGTGTGGTGTGTTGCCTTTTGGGCCAAGGACAAAGGAAGATCCGCCGACGAGCGAAGAGGATTTCCGCCCGCCTGAGCCCCATCGCCTCAATCCCGAAGTTCCGCTCAATTTGAGCCGATTTACGATGGTGCTGCTTCGTCAATTGCCGGGGTTCGAGTACATGGATGCAGGCGAGGCGCTGCAATCTCTGGCGGCTGATAGTGACTCGATCGATCTCAACGCCGCGGGGCAATTGGCGAACAACCTCGATGTGGCAGCTCCTCCGGTGCTTCGCGGCTACTTTGAGCGCGGCATTGTGGAAGACGAGCCGCTTCTTCAAGAGACGCTTGTTGATAAGATATTGGCGGAGAGAACCGGGCGCCTTCGAATCATCCGTGGTGGCCCAGGGGTAGGGAAGTCTCGCCTTTTGCGCGAGATCGGCGCGGCTCTGAAAATCGCTGGTCTTCAGGTGATTAGTTTGAGTTGTCGTCCAAGTATGCTGCGGCATGCCCTGGTTTTGGACATGTTGAGTGCCCTCGTAGATGTGGTGGATAGCCGAGGGCTCTCGGTGGGTGAGCGTTTACGGCCGAATATCTCGCTCTTGCGCAGGCTTTCGACCTGGCTCGGAGACTCGGCGAACCGTGGCGAGACCAATCTTCGGTGGATGAATCAAGCCTTTGGCGATTTGCAGGTTTTGTTGAATCCTGAACGCGTGGTCTTTTTGATCGAGGACGCACACTGGGCTGATTCTGAGTCGCTCGCCTTCCTTGAGAAAGAGTTTAACGACTCGCGTCCTTCGATTCCCGGGGTCGTGATGACGGCCAACGCCGCGAGTCCGGCCGATGTTCTCTACAATTGTGCCAATACCGAAGTGACGGAGTGCGAGGGGCTTTCAAGCGAAGATGTACGCTACTTCTTTGAGTCAAGGCTGGGCGTCGCAGGTATCCCGCAGGAATGGCTGGAGCGCGTGACCACTTACTCACGAGGAAACCCTTCGTATGTAGAAGAGCTCACGCGGCATCTCATCGACTCTGGGCTTCTGAAGCGGCGCTCTTCGATCCAATGGTCTCTCAATGTCTCCGATCTTCTCTCGTTTCCGCTCCCGAAGACCAAATCGGAGAGTTTTCGTCGAAGGCTCAATGCGTTCGGGCATGTGGGGCGCGAGTACCTCGAGATCCTTGCCCTCTCGGATGGCCCGGTCGAGTGGTCGGTGCTTCGCAAACTTGTGGCGAGTGTGGAGCAGAAGGACCCGGAAGAGATCGACCGGAATATCGAGATGCTTCGCTGGCGGCAGTTTATCTCGATCGATCTGAACACGCAGGGAAGGCGCTTAAAGCTTATCGATGAAGACCTTCGCGACGTTCTCACGGGACCCATGAGTCCGGAATGGAAGAGAGCGCTCCATCGGCGAATCGCCGAGCGCGTGCACAAAGAGTTTTGTCGGGGTCAAGGAAGCTCGGCCGAGGTCGCGCGGCAAATGGATCTGGGTGGTCATGAAAAGGCGCAGATGTGGCTCGAGATTGCTGGTCATACTGCAGCACTTGATGATCTGAAGATGGCGGCGAAGCTCTACCAGCGAAGCCTCGAGGTCGCGAGCGGGCCGGCCCTTGTGGAGCTCAATCTGCGGCTCGCTGAAGTCTCGCAGAGGCTGACTGACACGAGAAGTGCTGTGGAGTACCTCGATTTTGCATGGACGGCCGCAGAGCGCTCAAGCCGCGAGATCTTGATGTATCAAGTCACTCTGGCTGGTTTGCGTCTGAGTTGGAGCCTCGGTCAGATTTCACAGGCGAATCATTGGCTGGCTCGAATTGACGATTTGATGCCAACCTTTGGGCAGCAGCCTTGGACTCAGTTCTGGCGGGCACGTTTGAAGGTGGCCGAAGGCAAAGTTGGAGAGGCTGAGCGCGAGCTCAATAAGGCGTTGACCAGATTCGAGTACTACGGATGCCATGCCGGTGTGGTTCATGTCAGCGCGCTACTTTCTCGTGTTTCGAGCTGGCTTTCGAAAGACACCGACCACGCGTTTATCAGTGCAGTTGTAGAATCTGGGCGAGACGCGGGTGTGGATGCTGCTTATGCCGCGGCGTTGCTTGGATACGGAATCAGCCTGAGGGCTCGTCGCAAGTTTGATGCAGCGACACGCGCGTTTTCTGAGTGTTTCGAGGTCGCTACTCGAGTGGGAGGACCCGATCTCTGTGCTGAGGCATTGATCGAGCTCGGGCTCACGCACCAAGAGAATGGTGAGCTCGACAAGGCCATGGACCGCATGCGTGAGGCACAGTGGCTCGCTGCCGCCGTTGAACACAACGCTTGGAGCGACCTCGCCCAGATTTCTCTGATGAGCGTTCAGACCAAACGAGGCCAGCGCCCTGATGCGGCCGAAATTTCTCAAATCGAGGAGAGATTGGCTGACGCGGCGTTCCCATTCTGGTACGAGGGCACCCGACGCGCGATCGCGATCTACGAGGTGATTGAACCCGCGAGAGCGGCCGCGCTTCAAACCACTTTGACTTCCCGCCTGGCGGAATTGAGTTAA
- a CDS encoding NAD(P)/FAD-dependent oxidoreductase yields the protein MKRYRVHGVVLGLEEPESELRPKVAKALGLSAGELLDVTLVKRSLDARGRPSWTCNVDAVTQSAVNLKGDIVEMPGLTDAPKRLFNPKKDERVVVIGAGPAGLFCAHRMAEAGLKPILLDRGEPVEIRGRHVSGLMHRGELLEDSNICFGEGGAGTWSDGKLYTRVNDTRVREVLETIVELGGPQQILVEGKPHLGTDRLVALCKAFRARLEAEGCEVRFGAFVSDFELKNGEVSAVILRDGERIECDRVVLAVGHSAREMYRWLAGYGVEMVQKPFAVGFRVEHPQTLINEIQYGKFAKLEGLPTADYRLAANFGKGDAHRGVYSFCMCPGGQVVPSPTQPGGICVNGMSHAARKGLWANSALVVSVKPEDFGSFGDVEGLGDFDGLLDGVAFQREAERRAYEAGGGGFIAPAQKLTDFKAGKPTADIRKTTYKPGVHGTDLTGLYPAFVIEHLKAALENFERTLRGFMTEDAVLIGVETRTSSPVQVVRNERYVSRTIQNLYPVGEGAGYGGGIVSAAIDGLRIAEQILEELE from the coding sequence ATGAAAAGATATCGTGTACACGGGGTGGTTCTTGGTCTCGAAGAGCCAGAGAGCGAACTTCGACCAAAGGTGGCCAAGGCGCTTGGACTAAGCGCCGGTGAACTCCTAGACGTAACTCTCGTCAAGAGGAGCCTCGATGCGCGGGGGCGGCCGAGCTGGACCTGCAATGTGGACGCAGTGACTCAGTCGGCAGTGAATCTGAAGGGCGATATCGTTGAAATGCCGGGACTCACAGACGCGCCCAAACGCCTCTTTAATCCGAAAAAAGATGAACGTGTGGTGGTCATTGGTGCCGGCCCGGCTGGACTTTTTTGTGCCCATCGAATGGCGGAGGCTGGGCTAAAGCCGATTCTTTTGGACCGTGGCGAACCGGTAGAGATTCGGGGGCGCCACGTCTCCGGCTTGATGCATCGTGGTGAATTGCTCGAAGACTCGAATATTTGTTTTGGCGAAGGCGGAGCCGGGACTTGGTCGGACGGCAAGCTCTACACGCGCGTGAATGACACGCGAGTGCGCGAGGTGCTCGAGACCATCGTGGAGCTCGGCGGACCTCAGCAGATCCTAGTGGAAGGCAAGCCCCACCTCGGCACTGATAGGCTCGTTGCGCTCTGTAAGGCGTTTCGAGCAAGGCTTGAGGCAGAAGGCTGTGAGGTTCGGTTCGGGGCGTTCGTAAGCGATTTTGAACTCAAAAATGGGGAGGTTTCGGCGGTTATCCTGAGGGACGGTGAGCGCATCGAATGCGATCGCGTAGTGCTCGCCGTTGGGCACTCGGCGCGTGAGATGTACCGATGGTTGGCAGGATACGGCGTTGAGATGGTTCAAAAGCCATTTGCTGTTGGATTTCGAGTCGAGCATCCCCAAACATTGATCAACGAGATTCAGTACGGAAAATTCGCCAAGCTCGAAGGACTGCCGACGGCGGATTACCGACTGGCGGCCAATTTTGGAAAAGGCGATGCCCACCGAGGCGTGTACTCGTTTTGCATGTGCCCGGGTGGCCAGGTTGTGCCATCTCCCACGCAGCCGGGAGGCATTTGTGTCAACGGGATGAGCCACGCAGCTCGCAAGGGGCTCTGGGCGAATTCGGCGCTGGTGGTATCGGTCAAACCAGAGGATTTCGGCTCGTTTGGGGACGTTGAAGGCCTTGGTGACTTTGACGGCCTATTGGACGGCGTAGCCTTTCAGCGGGAAGCCGAGCGTCGGGCGTACGAGGCAGGAGGCGGAGGATTCATTGCGCCAGCCCAAAAGTTGACGGATTTCAAAGCTGGGAAACCGACGGCGGACATACGCAAAACGACCTATAAGCCAGGCGTGCACGGAACGGATCTGACGGGACTCTATCCCGCATTTGTCATAGAACACTTGAAGGCTGCGCTTGAGAATTTTGAACGCACGCTGCGAGGCTTTATGACAGAAGATGCGGTCTTGATTGGAGTTGAAACGCGCACGAGCTCCCCGGTTCAAGTCGTTCGAAATGAGCGCTACGTATCGCGCACGATTCAAAATCTCTATCCGGTTGGCGAAGGTGCTGGTTATGGCGGCGGGATCGTCAGCGCTGCCATTGACGGTTTACGTATTGCAGAGCAAATTCTAGAAGAGCTTGAATAG
- a CDS encoding DUF3108 domain-containing protein, with amino-acid sequence MRLLAFKTALILAVSLGSGVAPAEELSKPAPQQSPEFKFAGEEFYYSARLNNVEAMRIAVRAGDIKYKDKVAYVPISGSAQSTGFFHSIYPINDQANTFLNPQTYRPLRSEKYFDEKGDVRTYKVDFVHSTYRARVERERNDTQRRFQMAIPGTTHDMISWFYELRTREDFELGRQMTFYIYDGWKLSALRAKVVAKEDVYTPMGWFKAWRVDFERDVLNSRGQRDKEPILKVRTQRQSTASLWVSRDENRLPIKVAVSTPLGNAEAVLIKMKLASD; translated from the coding sequence ATGCGCCTTTTAGCCTTCAAAACTGCCCTCATTCTGGCTGTTTCTCTTGGCTCAGGTGTGGCACCTGCCGAAGAGCTCTCAAAGCCGGCACCTCAACAATCCCCAGAGTTTAAATTTGCGGGCGAAGAGTTCTACTACTCTGCGAGACTCAACAACGTAGAAGCGATGCGCATCGCGGTCCGCGCTGGGGATATCAAGTACAAGGATAAGGTTGCCTACGTGCCAATCTCCGGTTCCGCGCAATCGACCGGTTTCTTCCATTCCATCTATCCCATCAACGATCAGGCAAACACCTTCCTAAACCCTCAGACCTATCGCCCTTTGCGCTCTGAGAAGTACTTTGATGAGAAGGGAGACGTGCGCACCTACAAGGTCGACTTTGTCCATAGCACCTACCGAGCCCGCGTTGAGCGAGAACGAAACGACACCCAGCGCCGCTTTCAGATGGCCATCCCTGGCACGACTCACGACATGATCTCTTGGTTCTACGAGCTGAGAACCCGAGAGGACTTCGAGCTTGGGCGCCAGATGACCTTCTACATTTACGATGGATGGAAGCTCAGTGCGTTGCGAGCCAAAGTGGTTGCCAAAGAGGATGTTTACACGCCTATGGGCTGGTTCAAAGCCTGGCGAGTGGACTTCGAAAGAGATGTTTTGAACTCGAGGGGACAGCGCGACAAAGAACCCATTCTCAAGGTCCGCACACAACGTCAGTCCACCGCGAGTCTCTGGGTTTCACGCGATGAGAATCGACTGCCAATCAAGGTTGCGGTTTCTACGCCGTTGGGTAACGCTGAGGCTGTTCTCATCAAGATGAAACTCGCCTCAGACTAA
- a CDS encoding tetratricopeptide repeat protein produces MADLNRYIENLEKHRISKSQLTDEDLRQLALELGYTEEDLQSIEHATQAHIARGQNFLQNQLHTDAILEFKEALSLKPNSPLILVGLAQAYLGQWQADKQSPDKHQAEHFARQALAIDPKQQEAYAVIRALGLKAEGRSSAPIVAIAAAMAIVVAGAIGASTFMLVSDDSSGGPVSSGPDPSLVTNLTPETQEDQPTPNTAKLPAGQLPVELHMPDGLGLVLEVRDSTQDNYPASSFYKYSYLLTNKGDKEIKEMKGRIELLDASGDAVALHQAYIMGTHDSKLRPGDSHGFSSTLKSSPDVKSVRLYVDSAPTQPAAKNYPPGKPVQVYWDIPQSNKSAFSAKERNLRIDDASKNLAFFRGDWEIQNSSGQTFELVRFNIVLKGPDGKEVDRVNRYLLGGSDPYFADGETRLLSTTNQLKSPVTSYELHVVEVQ; encoded by the coding sequence ATGGCAGACTTGAATCGATATATCGAAAATCTCGAAAAACACCGCATTTCAAAATCACAACTCACCGATGAGGACTTAAGACAGCTTGCGTTGGAACTCGGCTACACCGAAGAGGACCTCCAAAGCATTGAACATGCGACTCAGGCTCACATCGCAAGGGGGCAGAATTTTCTGCAAAACCAGCTTCACACGGACGCGATCCTTGAGTTCAAGGAGGCACTCTCCCTCAAACCGAATTCGCCCTTGATTTTAGTCGGTCTCGCGCAAGCGTATCTGGGTCAATGGCAGGCGGACAAGCAGTCTCCCGACAAGCATCAAGCTGAGCATTTTGCGAGGCAAGCCCTGGCGATCGACCCCAAACAACAAGAGGCCTATGCCGTAATTCGTGCCCTGGGGTTAAAAGCGGAAGGCCGGAGCTCGGCTCCGATCGTGGCTATCGCCGCAGCCATGGCCATCGTCGTTGCTGGTGCAATCGGAGCCTCAACGTTCATGCTTGTTTCAGACGATTCCAGTGGGGGGCCCGTATCCTCAGGTCCTGACCCTTCACTGGTCACCAATCTCACGCCTGAAACGCAAGAGGACCAACCTACCCCAAACACGGCAAAGCTTCCTGCTGGCCAGCTACCCGTTGAACTGCACATGCCAGACGGCCTTGGGCTTGTTCTTGAGGTTCGTGATTCGACTCAGGACAACTACCCGGCTAGCTCCTTCTACAAATACTCTTATTTGTTGACCAATAAGGGCGACAAGGAAATCAAAGAGATGAAGGGCCGCATTGAGTTGCTTGACGCATCTGGCGACGCCGTCGCTCTTCATCAAGCGTACATCATGGGCACGCACGACTCGAAACTTCGGCCCGGCGATTCGCATGGGTTCTCGAGCACTTTGAAGAGCTCCCCGGACGTCAAGAGCGTACGCCTCTACGTGGACTCAGCACCGACCCAACCAGCGGCTAAGAACTACCCACCAGGCAAGCCCGTTCAGGTATATTGGGACATACCTCAATCCAATAAATCGGCCTTCAGCGCGAAAGAGAGGAACTTGAGGATTGACGATGCGTCCAAAAATCTCGCGTTCTTCAGAGGTGATTGGGAAATACAAAACTCGTCTGGACAGACTTTTGAGCTTGTACGGTTCAACATCGTCCTCAAGGGCCCGGATGGCAAGGAAGTGGATCGTGTCAATCGATATCTCCTCGGAGGAAGCGACCCGTACTTTGCGGACGGCGAGACCAGGCTCCTATCCACAACCAATCAACTCAAGAGCCCCGTTACTTCTTACGAATTGCACGTCGTCGAGGTTCAGTGA